The DNA sequence CATCTGGCCCAGTACCTCGCAATGCGTGGATACCGCGTCCTAGCTATCGATCTTGATCCTCAGGCCAGCCTTTCCGCGCTCTTCGGCAGCCAACCGGAAACCGATGTTGGCCCGAACGAAACGCTGTACGGCGCCATCAGATACGATGATGAGCAAGTACCGATCGAGCAAGTTGTCCGAGGAACATATATTCCTGACCTTCATCTGATTCCCGGTAACCTTGAACTGATGGAATTTGAACACGACACGCCGCGCGCGTTGATGAAACGCAAGGAGGGCGACACGCTCTTCTACGGTCGGATCAGCCAGGCGATTGAAGACATCGCGGATAACTATGACGTCGTCGTTATCGACTGCCCCCCCCAACTTGGCTACCTTACGCTATCAGCTTTGACGGCCGCGACATCAATCCTTGTCACTGTCCACCCACAGATGTTGGATGTGATGTCCATGAACCAGTTTCTGGCAATGACATCGAACCTACTGCGGGAAATTGAGAGCGCTGGCGCCGAATTCAAGTTCAACTGGATGCGCTACTTGATTACCCGTTTCGAACCGAGCGACGGACCACAAAACCAGATGGTCGGCTACTTGCGGTCGATTTTTGGCGAAAATGTTCTCAATTTTCCGATGCTTAAAACTACAGCGGTATCGGATGCGGGGCTAACAAACCAAACTCTGTTTGAAGTCGAGCGTGGCCAGTTTACGCGATCGACCTATGATCGCGCATTGGAGGCCATGAACGCCGTCAACGACGAGATCGAGTCCCTAATAAAAAAAGCATGGGGTAGACCCACATGAGCAGGAAGCACATCCTTGGCGTCTCGACGGACGCCCCCAACGCATCGCCTGCGGATAACCTTGCAGGCAAAACGCGGTCAATGCCGCTTCTGGGTGTAGCCAGGAAAGAACGCGATCCGGCAACAAAGCTGACAGCGAATATTGGCAACGCACTGCGTGAACAGAATGATCGTTTGAGCCGTGCTGAAGAGATCGAGCGCCGCCTGGCGGAGGGGCAGGCGGTAATCGAGTTGGACGCTTCAGCCATCGATCCGTCCTTCGTGCAGGATCGCATGGCAGGGGACATCGACGGGCTCCTGGCATCCATCCGAGAGCAAGGCCAGCAGGTTCCGATCCTCGTGCGACCTCACCCGGATCAGCCCGGGCGATATCAGGTTGCCTTCGGCCACCGTCGGCTTCGGGCGGTGTCAGAACTGGGTCTTCCGATCAAAGCAATTGTTCGCGATTTGACTGATGAGCAATTGGTCGTTGCCCAGGGCCAGGAAAATAATGAGCGCGAAGATCTTACATTTATCGAGAAGGCGCGCTTCGCGTATCATTTGAACAAGCAGTTTGCACGCGAGATCGTTATCGCAGCAATGTCGATCGACAAAAGCAATCTGTCGAAGATGCTTCTGCTCGTCGACGCCCTCCCCTCGGATTTGATCGATGCGATTGGGGCAGCTCCCGGGATCGGGCGGCCGAGCTGGCAGCAACTGGCGGCACTTGTCGAAAAGGCACCCTGCTTGGCGGAAGCGTCAAAATACGCGCTATCGGATGAGGTGCAGGCTCTCCCGTCGGCGGAAAGGTTCAAGGCAGTGATCGCCAACCTGAAGCCCCGCGGAGTGGCTCGTGGGCTTCCTGAAGTTATGTCAACACCGGACGGTGCTAGAATTGCGCAGGTTACGCAGAGCAAGTCCAAACTGGAAATCACGATCGACAAGAAGGCGACGCCGGAGTTCGCGGCCTTTGTGCTTGAACAGTTGCCGACGCTTTTTCAAGCGCACCGCGCACAAAACCAACGGAAACAGGGAGAGTAACCCGCAAAAGAAAAGAGCCCCCTCAACGTCGCCGTCGCGGAAGCCCTTCTGTCTCTGTAGCAAGAACAGAATCGCATTTCCTCGAATCCTCGTCAAGAGACTTGGCGCCATTTTGGTGAGTGAATTTCTTTTGCCTGCTGAAAGGTGAAAGATGATGCAGACAGGAAGTGTAACGACGCCATTTGGGCGGCGACCGATTACGCTTGCGCTCGTGCGGCGGCAAGTGGCGATGGTCGACATTAAACCAGGCAAGACTGCGGACAAGTGGAAGGTCTTCAGGGATGCTTCTGCCGCCATGGATCTGCTTGGGATCCAATCCAATAGCCTTGCGGTTCTTGACGCGCTGTTGAGTTTCTATCCAGATAATGAATTGCGCCAAGACGCACAATTGATTGTCTTTCCATCGAATGTTCAGCTTGCGCTACGAGCCCACGGAATGGCTGGCGCGACGTTGCGCCGACATATCGCCGTGCTCGTGGAGTCAGGCTTGATCGTGCGGAAAGATAGCGCCAACGGGAAGCGCTATGCTCGGAAAGATCGGGCAGGTCAGATCGAGTGCGCGTTTGGTTTCGACCTGTCCCCCCTTCTCGCCCGATCCGAAGAACTGGCGATGCTGGCTCAGCAGGTAGCTGCTAGTCGCGCAGCTTTCAGAAAGACGAAAGAGAGCTTGACCATTTGCCGACGTGATGTCCGGAAGCTGATCACCGCGGCCATGGAAGAAGGCGCGGACGGCGACTGGCAAGTGGTCGAGGAGATTTACGTGGCCCTTGTGAGCAGGATCCCCCGCGCCCCTACGCTGACTGACGTCACTGGGATACTCGAAGAAATGCAAATGCTTCACGAGGAAATCGTCAATCGATTGGAATTTCAAGGGAATCCTCAAAATAATAGCACCAATGACGATCATAATGAGCAGCACATACAGAATTCAAATACCGAATTCTTAACTGAATTTGAACCTAGCTCTAGAAAAGAGCAGGGCGATGGGACGAGTGATATCCGCCAACCGCTGAAGAAGCAGAGAAAGGAGTTCCCATTGGGAATGGTTCTCAGGGCATGTCCAATGATCGCCGACTATGGACCGGGCGGCGCGATTGCAAGTTGGCGCGATCTGATGTCGGCCGCGGTGGTGGTTCGGTCAATGCTGGGCGTAAGCCCGTCGGCCTACCAGGAAGCCTGTGAAGTTATGGGGCCAGAGAATGCGGCTACCGCGATCGCGTGCGTTCTGGAGCGATCGGCGTTTATCAACTCGCCCGGGGGCTATCTGCGCGATCTGACGCGCCGAACAGAGCGTGGGGAGTTCTCTCTCGGCCCGATGATTATGGCCTTATTGAAAGTCAGCGGCCAGAGTATCTTGAAGGCTGGGTAAGGCTGAGAACAGGGTGCTGGACTGCAGGCTGGCGATACTAAACCTCTCGAGAGCCTGCTACCGTTGGTGGTCAGCTGACCACTGTAGTAAATAGCTGAAAAGGCAGTGTTTTTCACGCTACCTTTTTAACAGCAGAATGCGGACTCGTCTCCTCGCAGCGGAACAAAACGTCGAACCAGCATTCTGTTGAGAAAATAGAATGAGAGCGCAGCCGCGAACAACAGCAGCAACACGGCGATGCTGGTGCCTGTGCACTTCTCGCCGAACATGTCGGTTGACGACCTGGTTGAGTGGGGTTTTCCCCGGATGAAGGCGAGTGCGAACAAGGCAGTTAAGAAGGGAAGGGCGGCATGTATTGTCATCACGTCTGCCACCGGCGCCAGGCGCAGCGGGTTCATGAGGCAGATTGTGGCGAGTGTCGAGAGGATCATCATCCACAGATCCGCCACTCCGACAGCTTGGATCGAGCCCCACAGGTCCTCGCTATGACACCAAGCCATATAGGCGCCGATGAACAAGTGTCCGAAGACGCCGCGCCAGAACAGGTTAGTAGCTATCTGGAGAGTTTGGACTCTCTGTGGGATTTCGCGAATGAACTCCACTTCGTCTCATAACGCGCTTAAAGTCAGGTGCGGCGCCCCGTTCGAAGTTTTACGGACAGAATTTCCGGTAGTGTCGACCATGCTTTTTACGATCCGGCGCATGTTGGAAAAACTGTCGAATGTAACGGTATCCACCGGTTCATCGAAACGCACAGTCATGGAATAGTATGTGCCCGAGGATGACAATGCGGTAATTTCGCCCTTGAAGGGTTGCCCAAGATACCGCCCCTGCACCCTTTGGTGCAAATGGAACGGAGGGGGATCAGCCTTGGCCAGTCTGGCAGATAACGTGTTCCAGTCGCGCGCGCCGTTCTGTCGGGCGACGAGCTCCAGTACCTGGGCATGGCCTAGTACGGTACCGTCGGCGGCGAGTGCGCTCCTAAAGGATTTTGCGTGCGCCTTTGCTTCTGCAATGGTTCTGACTGTCATGACAGGTTCTCCACGGCCCTCAGCCCGATACCGGCGTTTCCCCGCGCCTTCCGCGCGGTGGCAAGCACAAGAGTTGCGATGATTGCGGCCACGCCATCGGCCAACGGATAGGCGAACCAAATCGCATCCGCGCCCAACATTGCCGCAGCAATCGTGACCAAGACAGGCAACAGGATAAGAGGCTTGACCATGGTCAGAAGAGCCGAGCGGGCCGGTTGGCCGATGGCTTGGAAATAAAGCCCGAGCACAAGAACCGGTCCGGGAAAGAGATAGACCGCAGCCATGGGACGAAGTAATCGGCCGACCTCGCTGATGACATCCGGATCAGCGACAAAGGCTGCTCCGACGACCGTGCCCGCGCTGAACAGCAAAACTTCAACTGCAAGACAGTAGAGTAATGCCGTTGCCGCAGCGATCCGCAGGACCGCATCCGAGCGAGTGTAGAGACGCGCACCGACATTGTAGCCGACGATGCTCTGCATCGCCATCGCGATCGCCATGATTGGCAGGAAGGCAAAACCGAAATGCGTGTCACGATCCCGTAGGCGGCAATGGTCCTGGCGTAGTCGGTGCTGCCTGCAAGACGGAGGGCAAGCACCACGCTGGCGGCTGAAAGCGCCATTCCGATAAAACCCGGACTGATGGGAGCGCCCAGCGCAACAATAAGCCTCCAACTGCCGGTCCAGCGGTTCCGCCAGAGGCTGTTGAGCGGCATCATGCCCCCAAGGAACGGGCGTAGCCCGGCCAGAAGCACCAATCCCAGCGTCTGTGCCAGAAGCGTGCCCGTGGCCGAACCCGCAACACCCAGTTCCAGTACCGCAACCAGGATGTAGTTCAAGAGAATGTTGATGAGCGTGACCCCAAGCGACATGAGCGCCATCAATCCCGCCCGTCCTTCGTTCCTCCAGGCATCGGCGTGAACACCCAGCAGAAATTGTACCGGGGTTCCGAAGACGGTAATCGCCAGGAAGACCCACACCATTTCGTCAACCGGGCCATCGGCGCCCGCAACGCGCAGGGCGAAACCCCAGCCGCCAGCACAGAAGATGACGATCAGCGCTGAAGCGATCGTCAACGCAAGTCCATGCGCACCGGCGAATGTTGCGTTGACCGCGTTACGGTCGTCGGCGCCAAGCTGGCGAGCCAGCAGGCTTGACATTCCCCCGCTGACAAGGGTCGAAAGCGCGATGGTCAGCATGAGGACTGGAAAGGCCATGCCCACTGCCGCGATGGCGTCCGCACCGACGAAATGCCCGAGAAACACTGCGTCGATGATACCCAACATCCCGTTCATCACCATGATGGCAATCATAGGAAAAGCGGTGGCGGCAAAAATTCTGCCCGGCGAGGCAGTCAGAAAACGGTTTTCGGGCGATTGTCGCGAAGACATCACTCACTCCTCCAAAGAGGCATTTCGACTGAGATGGGGCCTGCATTGCCACCGACGAAATGCTTCGAGGGTGAGGACGATCTATACATACCGGGCTTCACCGTGACTTGCGTCTGCAGGCGGCAGGTGCCCGGAACCTTCGCGAGAAGGACCATGCATTCCAGACATTGTCAATGGATGCGCATGTGGGAAAATTCGCGCACGTTTGGGCAAATCCAGTTCGACGCAAACATCCCGGCTGCGTTTTCATTTTTACGTCTGATTTTTTGGGTATCAGCAGACTATCCAATTACCGGACGCCTGCAGCTCCTCCACTGGTGGACCGTAGCGAAATTGAGGCAAGCGAAACCGCAGCTAGTGGGCCAATCGTCTTTTCCGATAAGTGGCGTCGAGCTCTATGCCTTCATGTAGCTAAGCGGCGTCTACGACAGAAGACGTGCGGCTCGTCCTGTTCGCCTGGTCGCATTGTTGTAATAACTGGAGGCCTGCTGGACGGATCTGTGGCGGGACTGCTCCATGGCCTCTGGCAGAGGGACGCCTCGATTGGCGGCCTCCGTGAGATAGCCCGATCGCAGCCCGTGCGCCGAAAACTCTCCGGGCGCCAGCCCCGCCAGCGCCGCCCGCTGCTTGACGATCTGGTTGACCGCACTCGGCTCCAGCGCCCGCTTCGAAACGTTGCCCCAGCGATCGATCTTCCGAAAAATGCTCCCGCTTTCGATTCTTCCAGCCGCAAGCCAGCCGTTAAGCGCATCCACGGGCCGGCCCGTCAGATAAACGACCTCATCGTGCTTGGAGCCAGACGTTTTGGTGCGACCCAAATGTATGGCGAGAGAGGGGAGGGGAGGGCCGCCTTCGACGGTAATGGGCGCCTCGACCGAGAGCTGCTCTCTGCGCAAACCGGCAATCTCACTGCGGCGACGACCGCCGGACGCGAACGCCACCATCAAAATTGCGCGGTCACGGATGTCTCGCAGGCTGTCGGTTCCACAGGTCTCGAGGAGCTTGGCAAGGACGTCGCCGGTCACTGCCGTGGCGCTCTTGCGTTTCCTCGGACGCGGAGTTGCCCGAACGGCGAGCCGTATCGCGGATTTCAGCGAAGGGGAGGAGAAGACGCCTGACAGCCTGCGCCATTTCGTCAGCGTCGACCAGCTGGCAATCCGCCGCCGCACCGTGTCGGGCGCGTGCGGCCCTGGCGATCGCAGAAAACCCTGTTCCCGAAGGCTCTGTTCGACATCGGCTGGCATGCCGTGGTGAGGATCGATGTCGCGCTGTTCGGGCTGCCACAGATGGTGCGCGACGAATTTAAGAGCCAAGGCTTCGGGCGCCGGCCAGGGGAGGGAGGCGCCGGTCGCGGCAAGCGACCAGGCCTGTAGATAGGCGAGATCGGAGGTGAGGGCGCGCAGAGTGTTTTCGCCCATGCCCTCATTGACCAGATGGCGCAGCGTTTCGACATCCTGGTCGGTCAGCAGTTCGGCCAGTTCGTCGCGCCGGTCGATCGGCAGGACGCTGGCAATGGTGTCGAGTTCGTCGGCGCGGCGATCGACGGCGGTCTTGGAAATGGACGGCTTGGCCGCAGAGAAACTCCGGATCGGCGGCTTTTAACGGCCGAGCGGCCGTGGATTTACCGGATTCTTTCTGATTTGCGACTCCAGATCAACTACCATCGATAAGAGGTACTTATCGATGGTTAGATCGCCAACTGAGCTTACTATGCAATGACAGACGCTGCCACTTTACAGAGATTAGGGGGCTGAATTCTCTCTTCTCCAGGAGATCACAGGGTCTTCACGAAATAGCGGGCAGGTCTGCTTGCCACTCTTAACTATCGTATAGATCGAGACTTTGGTGCGATCCCAGCAGACTGTCTTATAATCACTCGATGCGGTAGATAAACGACGCCAGCTTCAGACAACGGGTTATCCATCACTTTTAGCAAGCGATACATGCCGGTCTCCCCGATACTCTGGGCGGGTTGCGCTACAGTCGTCAACTGAGGGTTGGAGACTTCGCCATAGCGGATGTTGTCGAAGCCGACGACCGAGATGTCACCGGGTACGCTGAACTTCATCGTCTGCAACTCGGAGATGGTGCCAAGCGCCATTTCATCGTTGGCGCAGACGATTGCGGTTGGCAACGTTTTCGCGTTGACAAGTTTCCGTGTTGCGCGCCGTGCATCGCTGATGATGAGATTGCCATCCGCCAGCCAGTCATCTGGAATATCGATGCCCGCGTCCTCCAAGGCCGCCCTGTAGCCCGTTTCGCGATCCTGAATCATGGAAAAGCCGGGCTCGCCGCGCATGAAGGCGATGTTGCGGTGCCCGAGGCCGATCAGATACAGGGTAATCTCCCTGGCGGCAGAGAACCCGTCTATTTGCACGCGCGGATAGTGCAGCAGTTCCGGATCCGCGGTTTCACCGCAAACCACGATCGCCGGATTGGCGGCAGATTCGCCCTCCCCGGCATTGCGCCTGAAAGGAGCGGCGCCCCCCAGTACGATGATTCCATCCGCTTCGCGGGATGTGACGATGTGGTTCAGATCCGTGTGTGAGAGACTGCCTGCTGTAAATTCCTGAATGCGAATGCGATAACCGCGCTGCCGGGCAACATAGGAGACGCCGGCCAGCACATCCCCATAGAAAGGGTCGCCCAGCGCGCCAACCAGTGCCAGCACGAGCTTCGTCTTGCCCAGCCGGAAATTTCGCGCCAGCGCATTGGGCAGATATCCGAGCTGTTCTATCGCCACCTGGATCTTGTTGCGCGTCTCCATCCGGACCCGTTCCGGCTCATGAAAATACCGGGAGATTGTTCCGTTCGAAACACCTGCATGCCGCGCAACGTCTCTTATCGAAGCCATCGTGTCTCCCGTTTTCCATTCGGCGCCAGCGCCATATCCGACAGTGGCGAATTTTTGAACAAAGCAATAGCCCGCATTTTTTTAAGGCACTCGCATTGACAAAGGTGATGTTTGATGAAAACGTTTTAATCAACGAGACAGCAGATATCAACGGAATAATCGGTTTCGCAATTCAATTTCCGAAAAAT is a window from the Pararhizobium gei genome containing:
- the repA gene encoding plasmid partitioning protein RepA; the encoded protein is MAKTAPKTAPVIEGLTALMERHADALSSQLKAHHLKVFPPTSEKGIRTFGPSEASKLLGVGESYLRQTASEMPELNVGMSPGGRRIFSIEDIHAIRKHMDQVGRGNRRYLPHRRDGEQLQVISVMNFKGGSGKTTTAAHLAQYLAMRGYRVLAIDLDPQASLSALFGSQPETDVGPNETLYGAIRYDDEQVPIEQVVRGTYIPDLHLIPGNLELMEFEHDTPRALMKRKEGDTLFYGRISQAIEDIADNYDVVVIDCPPQLGYLTLSALTAATSILVTVHPQMLDVMSMNQFLAMTSNLLREIESAGAEFKFNWMRYLITRFEPSDGPQNQMVGYLRSIFGENVLNFPMLKTTAVSDAGLTNQTLFEVERGQFTRSTYDRALEAMNAVNDEIESLIKKAWGRPT
- the repB gene encoding plasmid partitioning protein RepB; its protein translation is MSRKHILGVSTDAPNASPADNLAGKTRSMPLLGVARKERDPATKLTANIGNALREQNDRLSRAEEIERRLAEGQAVIELDASAIDPSFVQDRMAGDIDGLLASIREQGQQVPILVRPHPDQPGRYQVAFGHRRLRAVSELGLPIKAIVRDLTDEQLVVAQGQENNEREDLTFIEKARFAYHLNKQFAREIVIAAMSIDKSNLSKMLLLVDALPSDLIDAIGAAPGIGRPSWQQLAALVEKAPCLAEASKYALSDEVQALPSAERFKAVIANLKPRGVARGLPEVMSTPDGARIAQVTQSKSKLEITIDKKATPEFAAFVLEQLPTLFQAHRAQNQRKQGE
- the repC gene encoding plasmid replication protein RepC; this encodes MQTGSVTTPFGRRPITLALVRRQVAMVDIKPGKTADKWKVFRDASAAMDLLGIQSNSLAVLDALLSFYPDNELRQDAQLIVFPSNVQLALRAHGMAGATLRRHIAVLVESGLIVRKDSANGKRYARKDRAGQIECAFGFDLSPLLARSEELAMLAQQVAASRAAFRKTKESLTICRRDVRKLITAAMEEGADGDWQVVEEIYVALVSRIPRAPTLTDVTGILEEMQMLHEEIVNRLEFQGNPQNNSTNDDHNEQHIQNSNTEFLTEFEPSSRKEQGDGTSDIRQPLKKQRKEFPLGMVLRACPMIADYGPGGAIASWRDLMSAAVVVRSMLGVSPSAYQEACEVMGPENAATAIACVLERSAFINSPGGYLRDLTRRTERGEFSLGPMIMALLKVSGQSILKAG
- a CDS encoding glyoxalase superfamily protein, whose amino-acid sequence is MTVRTIAEAKAHAKSFRSALAADGTVLGHAQVLELVARQNGARDWNTLSARLAKADPPPFHLHQRVQGRYLGQPFKGEITALSSSGTYYSMTVRFDEPVDTVTFDSFSNMRRIVKSMVDTTGNSVRKTSNGAPHLTLSAL
- a CDS encoding site-specific integrase gives rise to the protein MGENTLRALTSDLAYLQAWSLAATGASLPWPAPEALALKFVAHHLWQPEQRDIDPHHGMPADVEQSLREQGFLRSPGPHAPDTVRRRIASWSTLTKWRRLSGVFSSPSLKSAIRLAVRATPRPRKRKSATAVTGDVLAKLLETCGTDSLRDIRDRAILMVAFASGGRRRSEIAGLRREQLSVEAPITVEGGPPLPSLAIHLGRTKTSGSKHDEVVYLTGRPVDALNGWLAAGRIESGSIFRKIDRWGNVSKRALEPSAVNQIVKQRAALAGLAPGEFSAHGLRSGYLTEAANRGVPLPEAMEQSRHRSVQQASSYYNNATRRTGRAARLLS
- a CDS encoding LacI family DNA-binding transcriptional regulator, which gives rise to METRNKIQVAIEQLGYLPNALARNFRLGKTKLVLALVGALGDPFYGDVLAGVSYVARQRGYRIRIQEFTAGSLSHTDLNHIVTSREADGIIVLGGAAPFRRNAGEGESAANPAIVVCGETADPELLHYPRVQIDGFSAAREITLYLIGLGHRNIAFMRGEPGFSMIQDRETGYRAALEDAGIDIPDDWLADGNLIISDARRATRKLVNAKTLPTAIVCANDEMALGTISELQTMKFSVPGDISVVGFDNIRYGEVSNPQLTTVAQPAQSIGETGMYRLLKVMDNPLSEAGVVYLPHRVIIRQSAGIAPKSRSIR